From a region of the Calonectris borealis chromosome 2, bCalBor7.hap1.2, whole genome shotgun sequence genome:
- the FAM210A gene encoding protein FAM210A has translation MQRSLLHTISQLMRGTCLVFPRTGIFQCLKGQPVLSNVGCKVILALDPPKRCLHAGAAQFASKKSAFSSQPADAPHKVPEDRNPLTSATDTPKQSPVESDSSDPDPLQDKSISLVQRFKKTFKQYGKVMIPVHLLTSTVWFGSFYYAAMKGVNVVPFLELIGLPDSIVNILKNSQSGNALTAYALYKIATPARYTVTLGGTSITVKYLRKSGYMSTPPPVKEYLQDRMEETKDKITEKMEETKDKITEKIQETKDKVSFKKIKD, from the exons ATGCAACGGAGTCTATTACATACTATATCTCAGCTGATGCGTGGGACATGTTTGGTTTTTCCTCGCACTGGTATCTTTCAGTGCTTAAAAGGACAACCAGTGTTGTCTAATGTTGGATGCAAAGTGATTCTGGCACTGGACCCTCCTAAACGATGTCTTCATGCAGGTGCAGCACAGTTTGCCTCAAAGAAAAGTGCTTTTTCATCACAGCCAGCCGATGCTCCTCACAAAGTACCAGAAGACAGAAATCCTTTGACTTCGGCCACCGATACGCCCAAGCAGAGCCCTGTAGAATCAGATTCTTCAGATCCTGATCCATTACAAGACAAATCAATTAGTCTTGTTCAAAGATTCAAAAAAACTTTTAAACAGTATGGAAAAGTCATGATTCCAGTGCATCTTCTGACTTCCACTGTATGGTTTGGATCTTTTTACTATGCAGCCATGAA aGGAGTGAATGTTGTTCCATTCCTAGAGTTGATTGGCTTACCAGACAGCATAGTAAACATCCTGAAAAATTCCCAGAGTGGAAATGCACTAACCGCATATGCGTTGTATAAA ATTGCAACTCCTGCCAGATACACTGTGACTTTGGGAGGAACATCCATCACTGTTAAATATCTACGTAAGAGTGGCTACATGTCCACACCACCACCAGTAAAGGAATATCTACAAGATAGGATGGAGGAAACAAAGGATAAaattacagagaagatggaggaAACAAAGGATAAGATTACGGAGAAGATACAAGAAACCAAAgataaagtttcatttaaaaaaataaaggactaG